One genomic segment of Komagataella phaffii GS115 chromosome 4, complete sequence includes these proteins:
- a CDS encoding 60S acidic ribosomal protein P1: protein MATETALSYAALILADSEIEISSDNLLALTTKADVKVDKIYADLFSKALDGKNLKDLFFNISSAPASGAAAGGAAASSADAEEAAEEKEEEAKEESDDDMGFGLFD from the coding sequence ATGGCTACCGAAACCGCTTTATCATACGCCGCCCTTATTTTGGCTGATTCTGAGATTGAGATCTCCTCCGACAACTTGTTGGCTTTGACCACCAAGGCTGACGTTAAGGTTGACAAGATTTACGCTGACCTTTTTTCCAAGGCTTTGGACGGTAAGAActtgaaggatttgttCTTTAACATTTCCTCTGCCCCTGCCTCCGGTGCTGCTGCTGGTGGTGCTGCCGCTTCTTCTGCTGATGCTGAGGAGGCTGCTGAGGagaaggaggaagaggCCAAGGAAGAGTCCGACGACGACATGGGCTTCGGTCTATTCGACTAG
- a CDS encoding 60S ribosomal protein L13: MAISKNLPLLKNHFRKHWQERVRVHLDQAGKRTSRRNARAAKAVNLAPRPLDSLRPIVRCPTVKHNRKVRAGRGFTIEELKAVGLNANYARTVGIAVDTRRKNRSEEGFELNVQRLKEYQSKLVVFKSRAEAKDAKQISLGASFPVEQPAIEVGPRAVVVPEKTAFETLKQARLDQKYAGQVAKRAKEAAEAEANKK; this comes from the exons ATGG CTATCTCTAAAAATTTAccacttttgaagaaccaCTTCAGAAAGCACTGGCAAGAACGTGTTAGAGTCCACTTGGACCAGGCCGGAAAGAGAACCTCCAGACGTAACGCCAGAGCTGCTAAGGCTGTCAATCTGGCTCCAAGACCTTTGGACTCTCTGAGACCCATTGTCAGATGCCCAACCGTCAAGCACAACAGAAAAGTCAGAGCTGGAAGAGGATTCACCATTGAAGAGCTTAAGGCTGTTGGTTTGAACGCTAACTACGCTAGAACCGTTGGTATTGCTGTCGACACcagaagaaagaacagaTCCGAGGAGGGTTTTGAGTTGAACgtccaaagattgaaggAGTACCAATCTAAGTTGGTTGTCTTCAAGTCTCGTGCTGAGGCCAAGGATGCTAAGCAAATCTCTCTGGGTGCTTCCTTCCCAGTTGAGCAACCAGCCATTGAGGTTGGCCCAAGAGCTGTCGTTGTTCCTGAGAAGACTGCCTTCGAGACTTTGAAGCAGGCCAGACTGGACCAGAAGTATGCTGGTCAAGTTGCTAAGCGTGCTAAAGAGGCTGCCGAGGCTGAAGCTAACAAGAAATAG